From one Mesoplodon densirostris isolate mMesDen1 chromosome 19, mMesDen1 primary haplotype, whole genome shotgun sequence genomic stretch:
- the AGRP gene encoding agouti-related protein has protein sequence MLTAVLLSCALLLAMPAGQGAQMGLAPLEGIGRPDQALFPELQGLGLQPPMKRTTAEQAEEALLQEAEAKALAEVLDSEGRKPRSPRRCVRLHESCLGHQVPCCDPCATCYCRFFNAFCYCRKLGTATNPCSRT, from the exons ATGCTGACCGCAGTGCTGCTGAGTTGTGCCCTGCTGCTGGCAATGCCCGCCGGGCAGGGGGCCCAGATGGGCTTGGCTCCCCTGGAGGGCATCGGAAGGCCTGACCAAGCCTTGTTCCCAGAGCTCCAAG GCCTGGGCCTGCAGCCCCCAATGAAGAGGACAACGGCAGAACAGGCGGAAGAGGCTCTGCTGCAGGAGGCAGAGGCCAAGGCCTTGGCAGAG GTGCTAGATTCGGAAGGACGCAAGCCGCGCTCCCCGCGTCGCTGCGTAAGGCTGCACGAGTCCTGTCTGGGACACCAGGTACCATGCTGCGACCCATGTGCCACGTGCTATTGCCGTTTCTTCAACGCCTTCTGCTACTGCCGCAAGCTGGGTACTGCCACGAACCCCTGCAGCCGCACCTAG